A window of the Astyanax mexicanus isolate ESR-SI-001 chromosome 22, AstMex3_surface, whole genome shotgun sequence genome harbors these coding sequences:
- the LOC125787050 gene encoding uncharacterized protein LOC125787050, with protein sequence MVCSDQSDHTPTGSAAYLTDQAAYDKLLRSYPVTLDGVPPKRSKRVSLAGQYECYCYDRWRSEQLELRVQHVLEHFARRLPSESRVKAWIEKQGWSSNISDAASIVQQWKPSGGIDVAMNSAVLQKFCRTQRWKGLSVAEIEGEGRGVVVTRPFAWGEVVCDYHGKVVSRQEGLVTHAATAEQESGYMFFYNSGQVARCIDAHEEECLCHPGMYTFNRLINHSSKKANLRPRLYSVDGKDVILFTAIRNIKVQEELLFDYGVNRKSFAGEGLDLVWL encoded by the exons ATGGTCTG TAGTGACCAGAGCGACCACACACCCACGGGTTCCGCGGCATACTTGACCGACCAAGCTGCATATGACAAGTTGCTCCGGTCATATCCAGTGACGTTGGACGGGGTGCCACCCAAGCGGTCTAAGCGGGTATCCCTGGCTGGGCAGTACGAATGTTACTGCTATGATCGCTGGCGTAGTGAACAGCTCGAGCTTCGGGTGCAGCATGTTCTAG AGCACTTTGCCCGTAGACTGCCCTCTGAATCCAGAGTCAAGGCCTGGATTGAGAAGCAAGGGTGGTCTTCAAACATTTCAGATGCTGCATCCATCGTCCAGCAGTGGAAGCCATCTGGGGGCATTGACGTTGCGATGAACAGTGCTGTGCTACAGAAGTTTTGCAGGACGCAGAGGTGGAAGGGACTCTCAGTGGCAGAGATAGAGGGGGAGGGTAGGGGAGTGGTAGTTACAAGGCCTTTTGCCTGGGGGGAAGTCGTGTGTGACTACCACGGTAAAGTGGTGTCTAGACAGGAGGGCTTAGTGACCCATGCAGCAACAGCAGAGCAAGAGAGTGGGTACATGTTCTTTTACAATTCTGGACAGGTAGCCCGTTGTATTGATGCTCACGAGGAAGAGTGTCTGTGCCATCCAGGAATGTACACATTTAACCGTCTAATTAACCACTCCTCCAAGAAGGCAAATTTACGACCACGGTTGTATAGTGTAGATGGCAAAGACGTAATCCTCTTCACTGCCATACGCAATATTAAAGTTCAAGAGGAGCTCCTGTTTGATTACGGCGTCAACAGGAAGTCTTTTGCTGGGGAGGGGTTAGATTTAGTATGGCTGTAG